The genomic region TTCGGTTTCGGTCGAAGGCTCGCCTTGGTTTCCGGTGTTATTGACAGGTTGTACGGCCGTATTTTGAACGCCAGTTAAACCGGAAAATAAAACCGGGACCACAAACATACGGCAGTCAGAACCGGACCATGCTATACATTGTTCCTGCAGGCAATCTTCAAAACCTCTGAACGGACATGCTTTTTTCATACTTTCGGATACGGGCCTCGGCCCGCATCCTCCACCTCCTTTGATTTAGTGTAGGATTACAGGCCGCTAGGCCGTCAGCTTTCTTTATGCAGCACTTTTCTTTTCTAAGTCTTCTGCTGCTGCAAAAACTCTTTTCATGCACTCTTCTACATCGGATAGTACACGAAAGATAACTTTTAAAGCTTCACCGGGGTCGTTGGCAGCATAGTGCCTGATATATTCCCAGGAATGCTGATGATATCCGCGAATACCGTGCAGCTCACACATTACAGCCGCAAACAACTCGGCAACAATTTCTTGTTCCGCCACCTGCCCGTTTTGAAGATGTCGGAAAGTGTGGTGAACTGCATGTCCGAGTTCATGAAACCATGTCTTTACGTCATGGGTATGCAGGACAATCTTCTTTCCGTTTTCACCCCAGGAGTAAAAACCGTAGGATCTGTCGCTGCTTGGTGTGTAAATAATTTCTTGTACTCCGAACGCTTTTGCCACCTCCGCCAAGGGCGGCGGTTCAGGTGGAGCATATTTGGTTTCCGGGAGCGGTTCCCCTTCCGTGTCCTCATAACGGAATACCGGGATAAACCGAAACCCGATAACAACCATGCGTTCTTCTTCGATTTTACATTCTTCTCCCGTTTCCGGATCTATTTCTTTGGCTTTAAATATTACTTTTTTAGTCAACGGCGCTAAAATATAGAAGGCTTTGGCGCCCTTTTTAACACGCCTGTTGACTTCTTCCCACTGTTTAAACCCCCGGGCATCTTCGGTACCGTTAAAAGCATTATGATTCTGTTGCCCATGCTCCACTTATCAGACGGTCTTTCGTCACCCGCCTGGCGGCGAAGCATTGTTCTGGCCACGGCCGGCGGCAGGTCGCCGCTTTCAAACATAGCCAACAGCCGGTTAAGGGTTGCCTTTGCTTTCTCAGTATCAAGTTTCATGCTTGTAGGGCAGGCCATCTATTGCCCGCCCCTTTCACCTCCTTTGTGGTGATGGGCGGGCCGGGCCGCCTAATTACCAAACAGCAGGTTTTTTCCCTGCCTAACTTATACTTTAATAACCAAGAAGCA from Desulfotomaculum nigrificans DSM 574 harbors:
- a CDS encoding M3 family metallopeptidase, translated to MEHGQQNHNAFNGTEDARGFKQWEEVNRRVKKGAKAFYILAPLTKKVIFKAKEIDPETGEECKIEEERMVVIGFRFIPVFRYEDTEGEPLPETKYAPPEPPPLAEVAKAFGVQEIIYTPSSDRSYGFYSWGENGKKIVLHTHDVKTWFHELGHAVHHTFRHLQNGQVAEQEIVAELFAAVMCELHGIRGYHQHSWEYIRHYAANDPGEALKVIFRVLSDVEECMKRVFAAAEDLEKKSAA